The following proteins are co-located in the Flectobacillus major DSM 103 genome:
- a CDS encoding SDR family oxidoreductase: MSKKTILITGSNGLLGQKLVYLLHKNPTIQLVATARGPNRLPFTEGYSYYEMDITQPQQITQVLDEVRPDAIIHTAAMTNVDQCEGDKEGCWELNVKAVELLVENCERLGIYLCHVSTDFVFDGQDGPYSEEDTPNPISYYGLSKYKAEQIVQQAPIRWSIVRTVLVYGIVSDMSRSNIILWVKNSLEQQKAIQVVNDQFRTPTLAEDLAIGCWLITEKEAEGIFHISGKDFLTPYEMAIKTADFFSLDKNLITEVNASIFTQPAKRPPKTGFILDKAINTLGYNPVSFEEGIAILAKQVQALS, from the coding sequence GTGTCTAAAAAAACAATTCTTATTACTGGCTCGAATGGCTTATTAGGTCAAAAATTGGTTTATCTATTGCATAAAAACCCAACGATTCAATTGGTGGCTACTGCCCGTGGACCAAACAGGCTACCTTTTACAGAAGGGTATTCGTATTATGAAATGGATATTACGCAGCCTCAGCAAATTACACAGGTGCTAGACGAAGTACGTCCCGATGCTATTATTCATACGGCCGCTATGACCAACGTTGACCAATGCGAAGGTGATAAGGAGGGATGCTGGGAGCTGAATGTAAAAGCAGTGGAGTTGTTGGTAGAAAACTGCGAGCGATTGGGAATTTATTTGTGCCATGTATCAACCGACTTTGTATTTGACGGACAAGATGGCCCTTATTCGGAAGAAGACACCCCCAATCCTATTTCGTATTATGGTCTAAGCAAATACAAAGCCGAGCAAATTGTACAACAAGCTCCTATCCGCTGGAGTATTGTACGAACTGTGCTGGTTTATGGCATTGTATCGGACATGAGCCGAAGCAATATTATTCTGTGGGTTAAAAATTCGCTAGAACAACAAAAGGCCATTCAGGTAGTAAACGACCAGTTTAGAACCCCCACCTTGGCCGAGGATTTGGCTATAGGTTGCTGGTTAATTACCGAAAAAGAAGCAGAAGGTATTTTTCATATTTCGGGAAAAGACTTTTTGACACCCTACGAAATGGCTATCAAAACCGCCGATTTCTTTTCGCTAGACAAAAACCTTATTACTGAAGTTAATGCTAGTATATTTACACAACCAGCCAAACGCCCTCCTAAAACAGGCTTTATTTTGGACAAAGCCATCAATACATTAGGCTATAATCCTGTAAGTTTTGAGGAAGGAATTGCCATTTTAGCCAAACAAGTTCAGGCATTGTCTTAG
- a CDS encoding regulatory protein RecX encodes MNKEALKKAANFCAYQERTHREVKERLDEWGIWGDEADEIVVWLIENNYLNEERFAKVFAGSKFRVKQWGRLKIRQELKMRGVSDYCLQMGMNEIDDDDYINTLQQLITKKQAEIKDTNPLVVKQKLLRYTLSKGYEQDLVWEVLNKWPKE; translated from the coding sequence ATGAATAAAGAAGCCCTAAAAAAAGCAGCTAATTTTTGTGCATACCAAGAACGCACCCACCGAGAAGTAAAAGAACGACTCGATGAATGGGGTATTTGGGGAGATGAAGCCGACGAAATTGTGGTATGGCTTATCGAAAATAACTATTTGAATGAAGAACGCTTCGCCAAAGTTTTTGCTGGTAGTAAGTTTAGGGTAAAACAATGGGGCCGTCTCAAAATACGGCAGGAACTCAAAATGCGAGGTGTTTCCGATTATTGTCTACAAATGGGCATGAACGAAATTGATGATGATGATTATATCAATACCCTACAGCAATTAATTACCAAAAAACAAGCAGAAATAAAAGATACAAACCCACTTGTTGTCAAACAAAAATTATTACGATATACCCTAAGCAAAGGTTACGAACAAGATTTGGTTTGGGAGGTTTTGAACAAGTGGCCCAAAGAGTAA
- a CDS encoding prephenate dehydrogenase has protein sequence MTISIIGLGLIGGSMALSLKESGFADTVIGVDNKTEHVIKALELKLVDRVALLKDAISQSDIIILAVPVDALLKLLPEVLDVVQENQVVIEVGSTKKPVVDIIKNHPKRANFVATHPMAGTEFSGPEAAIRNLFDHKTCVLCDIEDSKPELVEVIKKMYVDGLKMRLSYLDSTSHDVHTAYISHISHICSFALASTVLEKEKDEESIFNLASSGFESTVRLAKSNPDTWIPIFRQNQDNIIDVLDEYINTLLKFKGLMLADGYDKFKEYLTQANDIKRILNK, from the coding sequence ATGACTATTTCAATCATAGGACTTGGGCTTATTGGTGGTTCAATGGCACTTAGTCTCAAAGAAAGTGGTTTTGCCGATACTGTTATTGGGGTCGATAACAAAACCGAACACGTAATAAAAGCACTTGAACTCAAGCTTGTTGACCGAGTGGCTTTGCTCAAAGATGCCATCTCTCAATCGGATATTATTATATTGGCTGTTCCTGTAGATGCTCTTCTCAAACTTTTACCCGAAGTTTTGGATGTTGTACAAGAAAATCAGGTTGTAATTGAGGTAGGTTCTACCAAAAAACCTGTTGTAGATATTATCAAGAATCATCCGAAACGAGCCAATTTTGTAGCAACTCACCCTATGGCTGGTACTGAATTTTCGGGGCCAGAAGCAGCCATCCGAAACCTCTTCGACCATAAAACTTGTGTTCTTTGCGATATTGAAGACTCAAAACCTGAATTGGTTGAAGTTATCAAAAAAATGTATGTCGATGGCCTAAAAATGCGATTAAGTTATTTAGATTCTACTTCGCACGATGTACACACGGCCTATATTTCGCATATTTCGCATATTTGTTCTTTTGCATTAGCCTCAACGGTTTTGGAAAAAGAAAAAGACGAAGAAAGTATTTTCAATTTGGCTAGTTCGGGTTTTGAGTCGACAGTACGTTTGGCAAAATCAAATCCAGATACATGGATTCCGATTTTTCGCCAAAACCAAGACAATATTATCGACGTACTCGACGAATATATTAATACCCTTCTTAAATTTAAAGGGCTGATGCTGGCTGATGGATATGATAAGTTTAAAGAATACTTAACCCAAGCCAATGACATCAAAAGAATTTTGAACAAATAG
- the hemA gene encoding glutamyl-tRNA reductase: MQNQFKSISLSYKSAPLAVREQVALNEDEIKNFSLKIRDLFDIQEILMVSTCNRTEVYYVSAENRNSEIIKLLLHEKGILSTDEYFAYFQQFNTQAQAVQHLFEVATGLHSKVVGDLQIPNQVKQSYQIAADLNMAGPFLHRLMHTIFFANKRVAQETSFRDGAASTSYAAVALTEEVTQNIALPKVLILGLGEIGIDVCKNMADKEFAEITIMNRTKAKAEKIAQGHNFRIADFADVKEEIKRADVIISSVMIDKPLITKEMVQSMEILTFKYFIDLSVPRSVEENLEDVAGVLVYNIDTLRQRADEALQTRLEAIPHVQRIITEATAGFDDWSKEMVVSPTINKLKNALEQIRKEEVSRHLKNLSPEESEKLEKITMGIVQKIIKLPVLQLKAACKRGEADQLVDVINELFDLEKQSEPAYSH, encoded by the coding sequence ATGCAAAATCAATTCAAATCAATCAGTTTATCATACAAGTCTGCTCCGTTAGCGGTTCGTGAGCAAGTGGCTTTAAATGAGGATGAAATCAAAAACTTCTCTTTGAAAATAAGAGACTTGTTTGACATTCAAGAAATACTCATGGTATCTACTTGTAATCGTACAGAGGTTTACTATGTATCTGCTGAAAACCGTAATTCAGAGATTATAAAGCTGTTATTGCATGAAAAAGGCATACTTAGTACAGACGAATATTTTGCATATTTCCAACAATTCAACACACAAGCACAGGCTGTTCAGCATCTTTTTGAAGTAGCCACAGGGTTACATTCAAAAGTTGTTGGCGATTTGCAAATTCCTAACCAAGTGAAGCAGTCGTATCAGATTGCTGCCGACTTGAACATGGCGGGGCCATTTTTACACCGCCTTATGCACACGATTTTCTTTGCCAATAAACGTGTTGCCCAAGAAACCTCATTCCGTGATGGTGCTGCCTCAACTTCGTATGCTGCTGTAGCCCTTACTGAAGAAGTTACCCAAAATATTGCTCTTCCCAAAGTATTGATTCTTGGATTAGGCGAAATCGGGATTGATGTTTGTAAAAACATGGCCGATAAAGAGTTTGCTGAAATCACCATTATGAACCGTACTAAGGCTAAAGCCGAAAAAATCGCTCAAGGTCATAATTTTAGAATTGCCGACTTTGCCGATGTAAAAGAAGAAATTAAAAGAGCCGACGTTATTATTTCGTCTGTAATGATAGACAAACCATTGATTACCAAAGAAATGGTGCAGTCAATGGAAATCCTAACTTTCAAATATTTTATCGACCTTTCTGTTCCTAGAAGTGTCGAAGAAAATTTGGAAGATGTAGCAGGTGTTTTGGTATACAATATAGATACCCTTCGCCAACGTGCCGACGAAGCTCTGCAAACTCGCTTAGAGGCTATTCCTCATGTACAACGTATTATTACTGAAGCTACTGCGGGTTTTGATGATTGGTCCAAAGAAATGGTTGTTTCGCCAACTATCAATAAGTTAAAAAATGCCTTAGAACAAATCCGCAAGGAAGAGGTATCGCGTCATTTGAAAAATCTGTCTCCTGAAGAATCAGAGAAATTAGAGAAGATTACGATGGGGATTGTCCAAAAAATCATTAAACTTCCTGTACTTCAATTAAAAGCAGCTTGTAAACGTGGCGAAGCCGACCAATTGGTAGATGTAATCAACGAATTGTTCGACCTCGAAAAACAGTCAGAACCTGCTTACTCACACTAA
- a CDS encoding DUF4230 domain-containing protein, which translates to MVKSIIRLLLLFLLIAGGVWLWENLKSIKGLFSSDDAQPEISHNVLLQQITSMGKLELVKYNFRDVVESKIRKDFLPDAKVLLIVTGEATGCLDLTKIKVADLQELTDTVVVHLPEPEICNFKIDHAKSRVYDTQYAFMDEAKLVDNAFQKAELQVEQSAKEMGILEQTKKSAEQILKPFIEKVSGRKVVLKYAMKDTSRPLR; encoded by the coding sequence ATGGTAAAAAGTATTATCCGTCTGCTCCTTCTATTCCTGCTAATAGCAGGAGGTGTTTGGCTTTGGGAAAATCTCAAATCAATCAAAGGGCTATTTTCGTCAGACGACGCTCAGCCAGAAATTAGCCACAACGTATTGCTCCAACAGATTACTTCAATGGGAAAACTAGAATTGGTCAAGTATAATTTTAGGGACGTTGTTGAAAGTAAGATAAGAAAAGATTTTTTGCCTGATGCCAAAGTATTATTGATTGTAACGGGTGAAGCAACAGGGTGTTTAGATTTAACTAAAATAAAAGTAGCTGATTTGCAAGAACTTACCGATACGGTAGTGGTACATTTGCCCGAACCAGAAATCTGTAATTTTAAAATAGACCATGCCAAATCGAGGGTTTATGATACCCAGTATGCTTTTATGGACGAAGCCAAACTGGTAGATAATGCCTTTCAAAAAGCCGAATTACAAGTAGAACAATCGGCTAAAGAAATGGGAATATTAGAGCAAACCAAAAAATCAGCCGAGCAAATCCTCAAACCTTTTATCGAAAAGGTGTCGGGAAGAAAGGTTGTTCTGAAATACGCCATGAAAGATACTAGCAGACCATTGAGATAG
- a CDS encoding pyridoxal phosphate-dependent aminotransferase: MTIKPASRMNLVQEYYFSTKLKQIADMRASGIDVLNLGIGSPDLPPSAETIEALAETATNPKNHAYQSYVGIPALREGFAKFYQTFYGVALNPVHEILPLIGSKEGIMHIAMAYLEAGDEVLVPNPGYPTYRAASLLTGATVVDYDLSEENGWLPDLKALAQQDLSKVKLMWVNYPHMPTGAKATTAFFEELRDFALTHNILIVNDNPYSFILNDNPQSILAIDGMKEVALELNSLSKSHNMAGWRMGVLVGNAEYVSHVLRFKSNMDSGMFLPLQMAAVKALENPISWYKSLNEIYRKRQQKVFEIMDLLSCQYDKNQTGMFVWAKISSEYANSYDLSDEILQKAGVFITPGGIFGSAGNNYIRISLCAEIGLFEEATIRIRKSLGICS; the protein is encoded by the coding sequence ATGACCATAAAACCAGCATCCCGAATGAACTTGGTTCAAGAGTACTATTTCTCTACCAAGTTAAAGCAAATTGCCGATATGCGTGCCTCAGGTATTGATGTCCTCAATCTTGGTATTGGCAGCCCTGATTTGCCACCATCGGCCGAAACTATCGAAGCTTTGGCCGAAACAGCAACTAATCCCAAAAATCATGCCTATCAAAGCTATGTCGGAATACCTGCTTTGCGTGAAGGATTTGCCAAGTTTTATCAAACATTTTATGGGGTAGCCCTCAATCCTGTTCATGAAATTTTACCATTGATTGGCTCGAAAGAAGGTATTATGCACATTGCTATGGCATATTTGGAAGCTGGCGATGAGGTATTAGTACCTAACCCAGGCTATCCTACGTATCGTGCGGCCTCGTTGTTGACGGGTGCAACGGTTGTTGATTACGACCTTTCGGAAGAAAATGGCTGGCTTCCCGACTTAAAGGCTCTTGCTCAACAGGATTTGTCGAAAGTCAAATTAATGTGGGTCAATTATCCTCACATGCCTACTGGGGCAAAAGCTACAACTGCTTTTTTTGAAGAATTAAGAGATTTTGCATTAACTCATAATATATTGATTGTCAACGACAACCCTTACAGTTTTATTCTCAACGATAATCCACAGAGTATTTTGGCTATTGACGGAATGAAAGAGGTAGCCTTAGAATTAAACTCGCTCTCAAAATCGCATAATATGGCTGGTTGGCGAATGGGCGTACTGGTTGGCAATGCAGAATACGTTAGTCATGTTCTTCGCTTTAAATCCAATATGGATTCTGGGATGTTTTTGCCACTGCAAATGGCGGCTGTCAAAGCCCTCGAAAATCCTATATCATGGTATAAATCTCTCAATGAGATTTATAGAAAACGCCAACAAAAGGTTTTTGAAATAATGGATTTACTCAGTTGCCAATACGATAAAAACCAAACAGGGATGTTTGTTTGGGCCAAAATTTCATCGGAATATGCTAATAGTTATGACCTATCGGACGAAATCCTCCAAAAAGCTGGGGTATTTATTACACCAGGGGGTATTTTTGGCTCGGCTGGCAACAATTATATTCGTATTTCTTTGTGTGCCGAGATTGGCTTATTTGAAGAAGCAACTATAAGAATCAGAAAATCTTTGGGAATCTGTTCTTAA
- a CDS encoding group I truncated hemoglobin, whose amino-acid sequence MKKSFQLWGILLMSGTLVFTSCKNDDNTTTPTKSLYERLGGNTAISAVIDQFIANVAGDARINAFFADAASDPARLTKLRNNLINQVGMATGGSEKYTGLDMKTAHKGMGVAEADFNALVEDLSLALDKFKVPTTEKTELLTALAGMKGDIVEGATPLYARLGANAGISAVIDDFLGKVAADSRINSFFAAAAADPARLAKLRNNLINQVGQASGGTEKYTGLDMKTAHKGMKITDAHFNALVEDLTASLVKFNVQSKAKIELLTALGSMRADIVGQ is encoded by the coding sequence ATGAAAAAATCATTTCAACTATGGGGAATACTCCTCATGTCGGGAACGCTTGTGTTTACATCTTGTAAAAATGATGATAATACAACTACTCCTACAAAATCTTTGTATGAACGTTTGGGTGGAAACACTGCTATTTCGGCAGTAATCGACCAGTTTATAGCCAATGTTGCTGGCGATGCCCGTATCAATGCTTTCTTTGCTGATGCCGCTTCAGACCCTGCTCGTTTAACCAAGTTAAGAAACAATCTGATTAATCAAGTAGGCATGGCTACAGGTGGTTCTGAGAAATACACAGGCCTAGACATGAAAACAGCTCATAAAGGCATGGGCGTTGCTGAGGCCGATTTCAATGCTTTGGTTGAAGATTTGTCGTTGGCTTTAGATAAATTTAAAGTACCAACTACCGAAAAAACAGAATTATTGACAGCTTTGGCTGGTATGAAAGGCGATATCGTAGAAGGGGCTACACCATTGTACGCTCGTTTAGGTGCCAATGCGGGTATTTCGGCTGTAATCGATGATTTTCTTGGCAAAGTGGCTGCAGACTCACGTATCAATTCGTTTTTTGCTGCTGCTGCTGCCGACCCCGCTCGTTTGGCTAAGCTAAGAAACAACTTGATCAACCAAGTAGGGCAGGCTTCGGGTGGTACAGAGAAATACACAGGGCTTGACATGAAAACCGCTCATAAAGGAATGAAAATTACAGATGCTCATTTCAATGCCCTTGTAGAAGATTTGACAGCGTCGTTAGTAAAATTCAATGTGCAGTCAAAAGCTAAAATTGAGCTTTTAACAGCATTAGGAAGTATGAGAGCTGATATTGTAGGACAATAA